One Kallotenue papyrolyticum genomic window carries:
- the rpsT gene encoding 30S ribosomal protein S20 encodes MANTKSAKKRVRSDARKRLRNLMVRSRVKTFIRKAEEAIRAGDASAAEAVRLACSELDKAATKGVIHRNNAARRKSRLMAKFNKASAAA; translated from the coding sequence TTGGCGAACACGAAGTCAGCAAAGAAACGCGTGCGCTCGGATGCGCGCAAGCGGCTGCGTAATCTGATGGTCCGCAGCCGGGTCAAGACCTTTATTCGCAAAGCGGAAGAGGCGATCCGCGCCGGTGATGCCTCGGCGGCAGAGGCGGTGCGCCTGGCCTGCTCGGAGCTGGATAAGGCCGCCACCAAGGGCGTGATCCATCGCAACAACGCTGCCCGGCGCAAGAGCCGCCTGATGGCCAAGTTCAACAAGGCTAGCGCGGCGGCCTGA
- a CDS encoding ABC transporter substrate-binding protein produces MLRTPHWRFSTVALLVVALLLAACGAPAQTGTQGSPAAQASPAPESSPAATSTENKLEIFSWWTNPGEADGLAALFEIYKQRKPGVEIINATVAGGAGTNAKTVLVTRMQGGQPPDSFQVHAGQELIGTWVVADKMEPITQIFKNEGWDQVMPKTLLDQITYNGEIYSVPVNIHRSNVLWYNKKIFEEAGLQPPKTLDDFYSVAEALKAKGITPLAVGGKDKFEVPHLFESVLLASYGPDDYPKLFQAGNAALWADPRMTQAVETLNRMLSYANSDRSSLSWGDAAQLVLDGRAAMTIMGDWAHGYFLGKGAKPGQDYGWAPAPGTDGVFMWLSDSFGLPKGAPHRDNAIEWLKVVGSKEGQDAFNPKKGSIPARTDADRNLYDEYLQSSIDAFAQNRLAPSVVHGAAANEAFMTAYNNALNVFSADLDIQTLLQSLQDAVNELAQ; encoded by the coding sequence ATGCTTCGAACACCACACTGGCGTTTCAGCACTGTTGCGCTCCTGGTCGTGGCGCTGTTACTCGCAGCCTGTGGCGCGCCGGCCCAGACCGGCACCCAGGGCAGCCCGGCAGCGCAAGCCAGTCCGGCTCCAGAAAGCAGTCCTGCCGCCACCAGCACCGAGAACAAACTCGAGATCTTTAGCTGGTGGACCAATCCCGGCGAGGCTGATGGCCTGGCGGCGCTGTTTGAGATCTACAAGCAGCGTAAACCCGGCGTCGAGATCATCAATGCCACGGTAGCGGGTGGCGCCGGCACCAACGCCAAGACCGTGCTGGTCACGCGCATGCAGGGTGGGCAGCCGCCCGACAGCTTCCAGGTGCATGCCGGCCAGGAGCTGATCGGCACTTGGGTTGTCGCCGACAAGATGGAGCCGATCACCCAGATCTTCAAGAATGAAGGCTGGGATCAGGTCATGCCCAAGACGCTGCTCGACCAGATCACCTACAACGGCGAGATCTACTCGGTGCCGGTGAACATCCACCGCTCCAACGTGCTCTGGTACAACAAGAAGATCTTCGAGGAGGCCGGGCTGCAACCGCCCAAGACGCTCGACGACTTCTACAGCGTCGCCGAAGCGCTCAAAGCCAAGGGCATCACACCGCTGGCCGTGGGCGGCAAGGACAAATTTGAAGTGCCGCACCTGTTCGAGAGCGTGTTGCTGGCCAGCTACGGCCCCGATGATTATCCCAAGCTGTTCCAGGCCGGCAACGCAGCGCTGTGGGCCGATCCGCGCATGACGCAGGCGGTCGAAACGCTCAACCGCATGCTGAGCTACGCCAACAGCGACCGCTCGTCGCTGAGCTGGGGCGATGCGGCGCAGCTCGTGCTGGATGGCCGCGCGGCCATGACGATCATGGGCGACTGGGCACACGGTTACTTCCTGGGCAAGGGCGCCAAGCCCGGCCAGGACTACGGCTGGGCTCCCGCGCCGGGCACCGACGGCGTCTTTATGTGGCTCAGCGACAGCTTCGGCCTACCCAAGGGTGCACCCCACCGCGACAACGCCATCGAGTGGCTCAAGGTCGTCGGCTCCAAGGAGGGCCAGGACGCCTTCAACCCCAAGAAGGGCTCGATCCCGGCGCGCACCGACGCCGACCGCAACCTGTACGACGAGTACCTGCAGTCGTCGATCGACGCCTTTGCCCAGAACCGGCTGGCGCCCAGCGTGGTGCATGGCGCGGCCGCCAACGAGGCGTTCATGACCGCCTACAACAACGCGCTGAACGTCTTCTCGGCCGACCTCGACATCCAGACGCTGCTGCAATCGCTCCAGGATGCGGTCAACGAACTGGCCCAGTAA
- a CDS encoding carbohydrate ABC transporter permease has protein sequence MTTQAVARRRLRPGRIAIYLLMIAFAIFYLLPVYLLLITGMKSFAEVSLSRMWDWPSRISFESFSVAWRDYLGNAFVNSLKLVIPATIISCLLGSMNGYVLSKWKFRGSDALFTAILFGMFIPYQSILIPLVQFLQSIGLYGSISGLILVHVVYGIPITTLIFRNYYAGVPTELLEAGKIDGSGFFGIYWHIMAPLSIPGFVVVAIWQFTSIWNEFLFGLIITNAPEQRPVTVALQNIAGSQYTLWNVQMAGALLVALPTLLVYIFLGRYFLRGLLAGSLKG, from the coding sequence ATGACGACTCAGGCTGTAGCGCGGCGCCGGCTGCGTCCGGGGCGCATCGCGATCTACCTGCTGATGATCGCCTTTGCGATCTTCTACTTGCTGCCGGTGTACCTGCTGTTGATCACCGGCATGAAAAGCTTCGCAGAAGTCAGCCTGAGTCGCATGTGGGACTGGCCGAGCCGGATCAGCTTTGAAAGCTTCAGCGTCGCCTGGCGCGACTATCTCGGCAATGCGTTCGTCAACAGCCTCAAGCTGGTCATTCCGGCCACGATTATTTCATGCCTGCTGGGCTCGATGAACGGTTATGTGCTGTCCAAATGGAAGTTTCGCGGCTCGGATGCACTGTTTACGGCAATTCTCTTTGGCATGTTCATTCCCTACCAGAGCATTCTGATCCCGCTGGTGCAATTCCTCCAGAGCATTGGTCTGTACGGATCGATCAGCGGGCTGATTCTGGTGCATGTTGTCTATGGCATTCCAATCACCACGCTGATCTTTCGCAACTACTACGCCGGCGTGCCGACCGAGCTGCTGGAGGCGGGCAAGATCGACGGCTCAGGCTTTTTCGGCATCTACTGGCATATCATGGCGCCGCTGTCGATCCCCGGCTTTGTGGTGGTTGCGATTTGGCAGTTCACGTCGATCTGGAACGAGTTTCTGTTCGGGCTGATCATCACCAACGCGCCCGAGCAGCGGCCCGTGACGGTGGCGCTGCAAAACATCGCCGGCAGCCAGTACACGCTCTGGAACGTGCAGATGGCCGGCGCGCTGCTGGTGGCGCTGCCGACGCTGCTGGTCTATATTTTTCTGGGACGCTACTTCCTGCGCGGTCTGCTGGCCGGCTCGCTCAAGGGCTAG
- a CDS encoding DUF1059 domain-containing protein, whose protein sequence is MKTLRCRDVGFDGDKEIQADNEEEVMRQTAEHARSDHGVEITPEVADQVRSHIRDT, encoded by the coding sequence ATGAAAACGCTACGCTGTCGGGACGTCGGCTTCGACGGTGACAAGGAGATTCAGGCGGACAACGAAGAGGAGGTGATGCGGCAGACAGCGGAACACGCCCGGAGTGACCATGGCGTGGAGATTACTCCAGAGGTCGCCGATCAGGTGCGATCGCACATCCGCGACACATGA
- the holA gene encoding DNA polymerase III subunit delta has translation MLHLQAGMIYLFHGTDELARTEALRAAKAAIPPELSDLNLAVLDGRKLKLDLLAAACESLPFLAERRLVIVEDALKHVRADDARRICEYLTRVPDTTDLIFVERDAVDKRGALFTWLKKHAQVREFEPRQGTELHRWLQQRAAELDARLAPEAAAVLVEFVGNESRALDNELRKLANYVGPGGTIDAAAVRRLVPDSSEASVFAFIDALAMQRLEPALTLLHQLLEDGEPPLKLLFMIGRQVRLLIQVKELAAQRLKPEAIAAQIKQPPFVVKKALDQATRFRPAALVQLHDRLIELDHALKTGRVEQQSGLELLVAELCAPPKHAARASVR, from the coding sequence TTGCTCCACCTACAGGCCGGCATGATCTACCTGTTCCATGGCACCGATGAACTCGCGCGCACCGAAGCGCTGCGCGCCGCCAAGGCCGCCATTCCACCCGAGCTGAGCGATCTGAACCTGGCCGTGCTGGACGGACGCAAGCTCAAGCTCGACCTGCTGGCCGCGGCCTGCGAGTCGCTCCCCTTTCTGGCCGAGCGCCGGCTGGTGATCGTCGAGGATGCGCTCAAACATGTGCGCGCCGACGACGCGCGACGCATCTGCGAGTACCTGACGCGCGTGCCGGACACCACCGACCTGATCTTTGTCGAACGCGACGCTGTGGACAAGCGCGGCGCGCTCTTCACCTGGTTGAAAAAGCATGCCCAAGTACGCGAGTTCGAGCCGCGCCAGGGCACCGAGCTGCACCGCTGGCTCCAGCAGCGCGCCGCCGAGCTGGACGCGCGGCTGGCACCGGAGGCCGCCGCCGTTCTGGTGGAGTTTGTCGGCAACGAGAGCCGCGCTCTGGACAACGAACTGCGCAAGCTGGCCAACTATGTCGGTCCCGGCGGGACGATCGATGCCGCCGCGGTGCGCCGCCTGGTGCCAGATAGCAGCGAAGCTTCGGTCTTTGCCTTTATCGATGCCCTGGCCATGCAGCGCCTGGAGCCAGCCCTGACGCTGTTGCATCAACTGCTGGAGGATGGCGAGCCGCCGCTCAAGCTGCTGTTCATGATCGGGCGCCAGGTGCGGCTACTGATTCAGGTCAAGGAGCTGGCCGCGCAGCGCCTCAAGCCCGAGGCGATCGCCGCCCAGATCAAGCAACCGCCCTTTGTGGTCAAAAAGGCGCTGGACCAGGCCACGCGCTTCCGTCCTGCGGCGCTGGTGCAGCTCCACGATCGGCTGATCGAGCTGGATCATGCCCTTAAGACCGGACGCGTCGAGCAGCAGAGCGGCCTGGAGCTGCTGGTCGCCGAGCTGTGCGCACCGCCGAAACATGCCGCGCGCGCCAGCGTGCGCTGA
- a CDS encoding fumarylacetoacetate hydrolase family protein: MRLVTISDRGVMIGALRDNDVVLLDSVAPDMLTLIEMGPSGLRQAAQIVREALPHNLRPLDQVRLLAPIPRPTKNIVCLGMNYAEHARESLRAKGLPERLPEHPVFFTKAVTTVNHPEGGIPLDERVTQQLDYEVELAVIIGVGGKNIRREAAMQHVWGYTIINDVTARDLQNRHQQFFKGKSLDGTCPMGPCILTADEVPDPSELRLRLRVNGELRQDSSVADLIFDIPTIIEVLSLGQTLEPGDIIATGTPSGVAMGMQPPRWLKVGDVIEAEIDRIGTLRNTVVPA; encoded by the coding sequence ATGCGACTGGTAACCATTTCGGACCGCGGCGTGATGATCGGCGCGCTGCGTGACAACGACGTGGTGCTGCTGGACAGCGTCGCGCCGGATATGCTGACCCTGATCGAAATGGGCCCGAGCGGCCTGCGCCAGGCGGCGCAGATCGTGCGCGAAGCCCTGCCGCATAATCTACGTCCGCTGGATCAGGTCAGACTGCTGGCGCCGATCCCGCGGCCAACCAAGAACATCGTCTGCCTGGGCATGAACTACGCCGAACACGCGCGCGAGTCGCTGCGCGCCAAGGGCCTGCCCGAACGGCTGCCGGAACACCCGGTCTTTTTCACCAAAGCCGTGACCACGGTCAACCATCCGGAGGGCGGCATTCCGCTCGACGAGCGCGTGACGCAGCAACTGGATTACGAAGTCGAGCTGGCGGTGATCATCGGCGTGGGCGGCAAAAACATCCGCCGCGAAGCGGCCATGCAGCATGTCTGGGGCTATACCATCATCAATGATGTGACCGCCCGCGACCTACAAAACCGCCATCAGCAGTTCTTCAAGGGCAAGAGTCTGGACGGCACCTGTCCGATGGGGCCGTGCATCCTGACCGCCGACGAGGTGCCCGATCCCAGCGAACTGCGGCTGCGGCTGCGCGTCAACGGCGAGCTGCGCCAGGACAGCAGCGTCGCCGACCTGATCTTCGACATCCCTACCATCATCGAAGTGTTGTCGCTGGGCCAGACACTGGAACCGGGCGACATCATCGCCACGGGCACGCCCAGCGGCGTGGCGATGGGCATGCAACCGCCGCGCTGGCTCAAGGTTGGGGATGTGATCGAAGCCGAGATCGACCGCATCGGCACGCTGCGCAACACGGTCGTGCCGGCCTAG
- the murJ gene encoding murein biosynthesis integral membrane protein MurJ — MAQATEARRARWRVLLNTVIVMLGTLLSRVLGLAREAIFSRRFGTAPEFGAFSATFTILDILYLVVIGGALGSALIPVFSRLLQERQEARAWELANTVLTLALLAFTALAGLVALAARPLLALTVARGYAADPALLDLAVALLRLMLLQPLLLGLGGLTMAILQSFDRFTLPAIAFNIYNLAIIAAALLVAPVADTRRDAVRVVAVGVVVGAFLYLLVQVPGVLQVGWRVRPALNWRLPEVRRVGHLLAPRLLGQSALQINIIVMTALIGLLSASAQAANRYAYQLLMLPHGLLAVSLGTVMFPRLARLWAANDLQGLRHNAITALRLVLWLTVPAAVALALLHVPIVRLLFQGGAFDSESLRLTGRALLFYTPGAIGLAGSEIVIRTFYAMEDTRTPVLVGIATIVLNGVLAYSLIRLRPDIGVVALAYSLANVLEFLVLLAILARRLGGLRGLRLRRSLLAAGAATLALGIVLLLSLRLAAPFVPVQYGSAYSGADGLALAGWLVGTALLGGMTYLGVGALLGAPETREIWSLLRRRPA, encoded by the coding sequence ATGGCGCAGGCAACAGAGGCGCGTCGCGCGCGCTGGCGCGTGCTGCTCAACACCGTGATTGTGATGCTCGGCACGTTGCTCAGTCGCGTGCTGGGCCTGGCGCGCGAGGCGATCTTTTCGCGGCGCTTCGGCACCGCGCCGGAGTTCGGCGCCTTCAGTGCCACCTTCACGATCCTCGATATTCTCTACCTAGTGGTGATCGGCGGCGCGCTCGGCTCGGCGCTGATCCCGGTGTTCAGCCGTCTGCTCCAGGAGCGCCAGGAGGCGCGCGCCTGGGAGCTGGCCAACACCGTGCTGACGCTGGCCTTGCTCGCCTTCACCGCGCTGGCCGGGCTGGTGGCGCTGGCTGCCCGTCCGCTGTTGGCGCTGACCGTGGCGCGGGGCTATGCCGCCGATCCGGCGTTGCTCGATCTGGCCGTCGCGCTGCTGCGGCTGATGCTGCTGCAGCCCCTGCTGCTGGGCCTGGGCGGCTTGACCATGGCGATCCTGCAGAGCTTCGATCGCTTCACCTTGCCGGCGATTGCCTTCAACATCTACAACCTGGCGATCATCGCTGCCGCGCTCCTGGTCGCGCCCGTGGCCGATACCCGGCGCGACGCGGTGCGCGTGGTCGCCGTCGGCGTTGTCGTTGGCGCGTTCCTCTACCTGCTGGTGCAGGTGCCGGGCGTGCTCCAGGTCGGATGGCGCGTGCGCCCGGCGCTGAACTGGCGCCTGCCCGAGGTGCGCCGCGTCGGCCACCTGCTCGCGCCGCGGCTGCTGGGCCAGTCGGCGTTGCAGATCAACATCATCGTCATGACTGCGCTGATCGGCCTGTTGAGTGCCTCGGCGCAGGCTGCCAACCGCTACGCCTACCAATTGCTGATGCTGCCGCACGGCCTGCTGGCGGTGAGCCTCGGCACGGTGATGTTTCCGCGGCTGGCGCGGCTGTGGGCGGCCAACGATCTGCAGGGGCTGCGCCATAACGCGATCACGGCGCTGCGCCTGGTGCTGTGGCTGACCGTACCGGCGGCGGTGGCGCTGGCGCTGCTGCATGTCCCCATCGTACGCCTGCTGTTTCAGGGCGGCGCCTTCGACAGTGAGTCGCTGCGCCTCACCGGGCGCGCACTGCTGTTCTACACCCCCGGCGCGATCGGCCTGGCCGGCTCCGAGATTGTGATCCGTACCTTCTACGCCATGGAAGATACGCGCACGCCGGTGCTGGTCGGGATCGCGACCATTGTGCTGAACGGCGTGCTGGCCTACAGCCTGATCCGGCTGCGCCCCGACATCGGGGTGGTGGCGCTGGCCTACAGCCTGGCCAACGTGCTGGAGTTTCTGGTCTTGTTGGCGATCCTGGCCCGTCGCCTGGGCGGGCTGCGCGGTCTGCGCCTGCGCCGCTCGCTGCTGGCCGCCGGAGCAGCAACCCTGGCGCTGGGGATCGTGCTGCTGCTGAGTCTACGCCTGGCCGCGCCATTCGTGCCGGTGCAGTACGGCAGCGCCTATAGCGGCGCCGATGGCCTGGCGCTGGCCGGCTGGCTGGTCGGCACGGCGCTGCTGGGGGGCATGACCTACCTGGGCGTGGGCGCGCTGCTGGGCGCTCCCGAAACGCGCGAGATCTGGTCGCTGTTGCGGCGGCGACCGGCCTGA
- a CDS encoding substrate-binding periplasmic protein, whose amino-acid sequence MKRMALIVLAIMLALLTACAGGSPTGATGASPAASPATAASPSPAAAPAVTATAASGTDLPDLGGREVRIAVENAYPPFNYINPQTNQPEGWDYDAWREICRLLNCKPVFQEAAWEGLIQAVANGQYDAAADGITITPERAQQVDFSDGYIRVDQRLLARKGEKRFASMEEFVANPQLRLGTQTGTTNYETAKQLLPENRIQAFEQFPFAVQALINGDVDAVIMDETAGQGYVGTNAEQLELIGPPIKSDELGFIFPKGSDLVEPVNRALAVMRENGTLDALSKKYFSAEFKLPGSQ is encoded by the coding sequence ATGAAACGTATGGCGCTGATTGTGCTGGCGATCATGCTGGCGCTGCTGACGGCCTGCGCGGGTGGTTCTCCCACCGGCGCAACCGGCGCCTCGCCGGCGGCCAGTCCCGCCACCGCCGCCAGTCCATCACCCGCAGCCGCGCCGGCAGTCACGGCCACCGCGGCATCCGGCACAGACTTACCCGATCTGGGCGGGCGCGAAGTGCGCATCGCGGTGGAGAACGCCTATCCGCCCTTCAACTACATCAACCCACAGACCAACCAGCCCGAGGGGTGGGACTACGATGCCTGGCGCGAGATCTGCCGGTTGCTGAACTGCAAGCCGGTCTTCCAGGAGGCTGCCTGGGAGGGCCTGATCCAGGCGGTCGCCAACGGCCAGTATGACGCCGCCGCCGATGGCATTACCATCACGCCGGAACGCGCGCAGCAGGTCGATTTCTCGGACGGCTACATCCGCGTCGATCAACGCCTGCTGGCGCGCAAGGGTGAGAAGCGCTTCGCCAGCATGGAAGAATTTGTCGCCAATCCGCAGCTGCGCCTGGGCACCCAAACCGGCACCACCAACTACGAAACCGCCAAACAGCTCCTGCCTGAAAATCGCATCCAAGCTTTCGAGCAGTTCCCCTTCGCAGTGCAGGCGCTGATCAACGGTGACGTTGACGCGGTGATCATGGATGAGACCGCCGGCCAGGGCTACGTCGGCACCAACGCCGAGCAGCTTGAGCTGATCGGCCCGCCGATCAAGAGCGACGAGCTGGGCTTTATCTTCCCCAAGGGCAGTGATCTGGTCGAGCCGGTTAATCGCGCACTGGCGGTGATGCGCGAGAACGGGACGCTGGACGCGCTGTCCAAGAAGTACTTCAGCGCCGAATTCAAATTGCCGGGCAGCCAGTAG
- a CDS encoding amino acid ABC transporter permease: protein MAIEHEAPGVVHRPPLETSSLRTFPWWLVAILLAIAYMVVKIVVDPTYQDAFLTIVSGLGVTIYVTIIAFVAALVIGLLAGLGRISHNIVLRNLAITYIEFVRGVPILVLIFTIAFVVVPGAVSIFGLNNSSVTLTTRAIIALSMIYGAFLAEVFRAGIEAIPRGQMEAARSLGLTNYQAMRLVILPQAIRNVLPALGNDFIAMLKDSSLVSVLGVRDLTQVSRLYASTSFRFTETYFILTFFYLVMTLVLSLLLQWYQRRLRIER, encoded by the coding sequence ATGGCTATTGAACATGAAGCACCGGGCGTCGTCCACCGCCCACCGCTGGAAACCTCGTCGTTACGCACCTTTCCCTGGTGGTTGGTGGCGATCCTGCTGGCGATCGCCTACATGGTCGTGAAGATCGTCGTCGATCCAACCTATCAGGATGCCTTTTTGACGATCGTTTCCGGACTTGGTGTGACGATTTATGTTACGATCATTGCGTTTGTTGCTGCGTTAGTGATTGGTCTGCTGGCGGGCCTTGGCCGTATTTCGCACAATATTGTGTTGCGCAACCTGGCGATCACCTATATCGAGTTTGTGCGCGGCGTGCCGATTCTGGTGCTGATCTTCACGATTGCGTTTGTGGTGGTGCCGGGGGCTGTTTCTATTTTTGGTCTCAACAACAGCTCGGTCACATTGACAACCCGCGCGATCATCGCGCTGTCGATGATCTATGGCGCGTTTCTGGCCGAAGTGTTTCGCGCCGGCATCGAGGCCATTCCGCGCGGTCAGATGGAGGCGGCGCGCTCGCTGGGCCTGACAAACTATCAGGCCATGCGGCTGGTGATCCTGCCGCAGGCGATCCGCAATGTGTTGCCGGCGCTGGGCAACGATTTCATCGCCATGCTCAAAGATTCATCGCTGGTCTCGGTGCTGGGCGTGCGCGACCTGACGCAGGTCTCGCGGCTCTACGCCAGCACCTCCTTCCGCTTCACCGAGACCTACTTTATCCTCACGTTTTTCTACCTGGTCATGACGCTGGTGCTTTCGCTGCTGCTGCAGTGGTATCAGCGGCGTCTGCGCATCGAGCGCTAG
- a CDS encoding phytoene desaturase family protein, producing MPNEQIIVGGGLGGLAAAIHLARLGLRVRLLEKNEQLGGKLSQVVADGYRFDTGPSLLTMPWVVRELFAAAGQQADDWLTIVPVDPICRYVWPDGTRWEHHRALPDLIADIARLAPQDVIGFFRLMAFGARIYQATAAPFLLAPFRGWHDFLTPRLVRDAPALDAFHTLDQAVRRYLRSPYLRQVFNRYATYNGSSPYRTPATFAIIPYIEFATGGWYIKGGMYVLVQALQRLAERLGVAIETRSEVVEVLVRDRRARGVRLADGRELPAARVIVNSDALHGLRHLVAPEHRRHWSDRRIDRQEPSCSGFVVLLGIDRDYPLLAHHTLFFSSDYPAEFRAIFERQVPAPEPTIYVAATCRSDPDHAPPGGMNLFVLVNAPALSERVAWEREAGGYRDLVIRLLERRGLPDLQRHIRYEQLITPLDFAERTRSWRGALYGAASNQPLAAFLRPPLRAPDVRDLFFVGGATHPGGGMPLVLLSGRAVAGLIAREIGVHAPGRT from the coding sequence ATGCCCAACGAGCAGATCATTGTCGGCGGCGGTCTGGGCGGCCTGGCAGCGGCGATCCATCTGGCGCGGCTGGGCCTGCGCGTCCGCCTGCTGGAGAAGAACGAACAGCTCGGCGGCAAGCTGAGCCAGGTCGTTGCCGACGGCTATCGCTTCGACACGGGTCCCTCGCTGCTGACCATGCCCTGGGTCGTGCGCGAGCTGTTCGCCGCGGCAGGCCAGCAGGCCGATGACTGGCTGACGATCGTGCCCGTCGATCCGATCTGCCGCTACGTCTGGCCTGATGGCACGCGCTGGGAGCACCACCGCGCGCTGCCCGACCTGATCGCGGACATCGCACGGCTGGCGCCGCAGGACGTGATCGGCTTCTTCCGCCTGATGGCCTTTGGCGCGCGCATCTATCAGGCCACGGCTGCGCCCTTTCTGCTGGCACCCTTCCGCGGCTGGCACGATTTCCTCACACCACGCCTGGTGCGCGACGCGCCCGCGCTGGATGCGTTCCATACACTGGATCAGGCTGTGCGGCGCTACCTGCGCTCGCCCTACCTGCGCCAGGTCTTCAACCGCTATGCCACCTACAACGGCTCATCTCCCTACCGCACGCCGGCGACCTTTGCGATTATTCCCTACATCGAGTTTGCAACCGGCGGCTGGTACATCAAAGGTGGCATGTACGTGCTCGTCCAGGCGCTGCAGCGGCTGGCCGAGCGGCTGGGCGTCGCCATCGAAACGCGCAGCGAGGTGGTGGAAGTGCTGGTGCGCGACCGCCGCGCCCGGGGTGTGCGCCTGGCCGACGGGCGCGAGTTGCCCGCCGCGCGCGTGATCGTCAACAGCGACGCGCTGCATGGGCTGCGCCACCTGGTCGCGCCTGAGCACCGCCGGCACTGGAGCGACCGGCGCATCGATCGGCAGGAGCCCTCCTGCTCTGGCTTCGTCGTGTTGCTGGGCATCGACCGTGACTATCCGCTACTGGCACACCACACCCTGTTCTTTTCGTCGGACTATCCTGCCGAGTTTCGGGCGATCTTCGAGCGACAGGTGCCCGCACCCGAACCGACGATCTACGTCGCCGCCACCTGCCGCAGCGATCCCGACCACGCGCCGCCGGGCGGCATGAACCTCTTCGTGCTGGTCAATGCGCCGGCGCTCAGCGAACGGGTGGCCTGGGAGCGCGAGGCCGGCGGCTATCGCGATCTGGTCATCCGGCTGCTGGAGCGGCGTGGCCTGCCCGATCTCCAACGGCACATCCGCTACGAGCAGCTGATCACGCCGCTCGATTTCGCAGAGCGAACGCGGAGCTGGCGCGGCGCGCTGTATGGCGCCGCCTCGAACCAGCCCCTGGCCGCGTTTCTGCGCCCGCCGCTGCGCGCGCCGGACGTACGCGACCTGTTCTTTGTGGGCGGCGCGACGCATCCCGGCGGCGGCATGCCGCTGGTGTTGCTCTCCGGGCGCGCGGTCGCCGGGCTGATCGCGCGCGAGATCGGCGTCCACGCGCCCGGCCGCACCTAG
- a CDS encoding carbohydrate ABC transporter permease has product MQQVRPHEATLPARRATRRPITLDRVVAMLMVLPSAIAIAIFVYGFIGWTGFVSLTRWRGINPDFTFVGLENYARIFTTARFQTDLRNTVVFTVFFLIGCLGVGLLLAVLLDSGVRGESFFRAVYLFPMALSFIVTGTVWQWLFAPGTAQDPTGLNLLLQRLGLDVYQNWSTTAEVVPGGGWMGGAIRTRLGIPLAMLPVIVAAVWQMSGFTMALYLAGLRGIPEELREAARVDGANEWQIFRFVTLPLLQPITLSAVIILGHISLKIFDLIMTQTGGGPGNATEVPGIFMYEITFKSNKYAEGAAVAIVMLLLVAVLIVPYLIYNMRTETER; this is encoded by the coding sequence ATGCAGCAGGTACGGCCCCATGAAGCAACCTTGCCAGCGCGGCGCGCCACACGCCGACCGATCACCCTGGATCGCGTCGTGGCAATGCTGATGGTCCTGCCCTCGGCGATCGCCATCGCCATTTTCGTCTACGGCTTTATCGGCTGGACCGGCTTCGTGTCGCTGACGCGCTGGCGCGGCATCAATCCCGATTTCACGTTTGTCGGCTTGGAAAACTATGCGCGCATCTTTACTACAGCGCGCTTTCAGACCGATCTGCGCAACACGGTCGTTTTTACCGTCTTCTTCCTGATCGGCTGCCTGGGCGTTGGTCTGCTGCTGGCGGTGCTGCTCGACTCGGGCGTGCGCGGCGAGTCCTTCTTTCGCGCGGTGTACCTCTTTCCCATGGCCTTGTCGTTTATCGTCACCGGCACCGTCTGGCAATGGCTCTTCGCACCGGGCACGGCGCAGGACCCCACCGGGCTCAACCTGCTGCTGCAGCGTCTCGGCCTGGATGTCTATCAGAACTGGAGCACCACTGCCGAGGTAGTGCCCGGTGGCGGCTGGATGGGCGGCGCGATCCGCACGCGGCTGGGCATCCCGCTGGCGATGCTGCCGGTGATCGTCGCCGCGGTGTGGCAGATGTCGGGCTTTACCATGGCGCTGTACCTGGCCGGTCTGCGCGGCATTCCCGAGGAGCTGCGCGAGGCGGCGCGGGTAGATGGCGCCAACGAATGGCAGATCTTCCGCTTCGTAACGCTGCCGCTGCTCCAACCGATTACGCTCAGCGCGGTGATCATTCTGGGCCATATCTCGCTCAAAATCTTCGACCTGATCATGACCCAGACCGGCGGCGGTCCCGGCAATGCCACGGAAGTGCCCGGCATCTTTATGTATGAGATCACCTTCAAGAGCAACAAATACGCCGAAGGCGCGGCGGTGGCAATTGTGATGCTGCTGCTGGTGGCGGTGCTGATCGTACCCTACCTGATCTACAACATGCGCACGGAGACCGAACGATGA